Proteins encoded by one window of Massilia sp. NR 4-1:
- a CDS encoding 1-acyl-sn-glycerol-3-phosphate acyltransferase, with protein MSLRVLMFFGWQLRYRPLPGPRGIAVIYPHTSNWDFFVGLFGKWALDLPFRWLAKDSLFRIPVLGSWFRALGGEPVDRSAPNGMIKSQAARMNAADWYWVGITPEGTRGYRPHWKSGFYHLALEAKVPLCLVYMDYPNKTLSLVDHVYLTGDKEQDMAAIRAGFEGHLGLHPKDMAPILLGERREKPRD; from the coding sequence GTGTCGCTACGCGTACTCATGTTCTTCGGCTGGCAGCTACGGTACCGCCCCCTGCCCGGCCCGCGCGGCATCGCCGTGATCTATCCGCACACCTCGAACTGGGACTTTTTCGTGGGCCTGTTCGGCAAGTGGGCGCTCGACCTGCCGTTCCGCTGGCTGGCCAAGGACTCGCTGTTCCGCATTCCTGTCCTGGGCAGCTGGTTTCGCGCCCTCGGCGGCGAGCCGGTCGACCGCAGCGCGCCGAACGGCATGATCAAAAGCCAGGCGGCGCGCATGAACGCGGCCGACTGGTACTGGGTCGGCATCACGCCGGAAGGCACGCGCGGCTACCGCCCGCACTGGAAGAGCGGCTTTTACCACCTGGCGCTGGAAGCCAAGGTGCCGCTTTGCCTGGTCTATATGGATTACCCGAACAAGACATTGAGCCTGGTCGACCACGTGTACCTGACGGGCGACAAGGAGCAGGACATGGCCGCCATCCGCGCCGGCTTTGAAGGCCATCTGGGCCTGCACCCGAAAGACATGGCCCCCATCCTGCTGGGCGAACGGCGCGAGAAGCCGCGCGACTGA
- a CDS encoding DUF885 family protein, translating into MRDFSAALACILLAASTSSVASAPLNADARFKALYTQEWKWRQGQQLEDEEDDDNGISPRLPRVDPATQLARQRYWEGVLKGLDAIPAARLSAAERINYAVYRAQIAALLANQRFREYEKPLNADSSFWSNLAGEARKSFRTAEDYRNYLAQLNDVPRYFREEMANMRAGLKRGFTPPRVTLQGRDASLTAVTAAKPEDVAFYQPFKEMPAIIPAEEQASLRAAGLKAIREAVVPAHAELLDFMRKEYVPQATEALAAHSLPDGPAYYQSKIVEYTTTALSAEQIHQIGLAEMAKIRAEMHEVMKQVEFKGDLPAFLQFLRSDPRFYAKTPDELLMRAAWIAKKFDAKADQYFGHLPRRRFAIIPVPPEQAPYYTSGRGGPGVYLVNTYNLPSRALYSLPALTLHESAPGHAFQMPLALEQGGRPDFRKAYISAYGEGWALYSERLGTEMGIYETPYEVFGMLSYQAWRASRLVVDTGIHAKGWTRQQAQDYLMQNTALSSHEVETEVDRYISWPGQALSYYLGEMAIMEARKKAEAALGKKFDIRAFHDTVLHLGSVPLPVLQARIDSFIAEGGQGPYSKPVQ; encoded by the coding sequence ATGAGAGATTTCAGCGCAGCGCTTGCCTGCATCCTGCTGGCCGCCAGCACTTCCAGCGTGGCGAGCGCCCCGCTCAATGCCGACGCCCGCTTCAAGGCGCTCTACACGCAGGAGTGGAAGTGGCGCCAGGGCCAGCAGCTGGAAGACGAGGAGGATGACGACAACGGCATCAGCCCGCGCCTGCCGCGCGTCGACCCCGCCACCCAGCTGGCGCGCCAGCGGTATTGGGAGGGCGTACTGAAAGGCCTGGATGCCATCCCCGCCGCCAGGCTGTCCGCCGCTGAACGCATCAACTACGCCGTCTACCGCGCCCAGATCGCCGCCCTGCTGGCCAACCAGCGCTTCCGCGAATACGAAAAGCCGCTGAATGCCGATTCCTCGTTCTGGTCGAATCTGGCGGGCGAGGCGCGCAAGAGCTTCCGCACGGCCGAGGATTACCGCAACTACCTGGCCCAGCTGAACGATGTGCCGCGCTACTTCCGCGAGGAGATGGCGAATATGCGGGCCGGCCTGAAACGCGGCTTTACGCCGCCGCGCGTGACCTTGCAGGGGCGCGACGCTTCGCTCACCGCGGTCACCGCGGCCAAGCCGGAGGACGTGGCCTTCTACCAGCCGTTCAAGGAGATGCCGGCCATTATTCCGGCCGAGGAGCAGGCCAGCCTGCGCGCCGCCGGCCTGAAAGCCATCCGCGAAGCGGTGGTGCCGGCCCACGCCGAGCTGCTGGACTTCATGCGCAAGGAATATGTGCCGCAGGCGACCGAGGCGCTGGCCGCGCACAGCCTGCCGGACGGCCCGGCCTATTACCAGTCGAAGATCGTCGAATACACCACGACCGCGCTGAGCGCCGAGCAGATCCACCAGATCGGCCTGGCGGAAATGGCCAAGATCCGCGCCGAGATGCATGAGGTGATGAAGCAGGTCGAGTTCAAGGGCGACCTGCCGGCCTTCCTGCAATTCCTGCGCAGCGATCCGCGCTTCTACGCCAAGACGCCGGACGAGCTGCTGATGCGCGCCGCCTGGATCGCCAAGAAGTTCGATGCCAAGGCCGACCAGTACTTCGGCCATCTGCCGCGCCGCCGCTTCGCCATCATCCCGGTGCCGCCGGAACAGGCGCCTTACTACACCTCGGGCCGCGGCGGTCCCGGTGTGTATCTGGTGAATACCTACAACCTGCCTTCGCGCGCGCTCTACAGCCTGCCGGCATTGACGCTGCACGAGTCGGCGCCCGGCCACGCCTTCCAGATGCCGCTGGCGCTGGAACAGGGCGGCCGTCCCGACTTCCGCAAGGCCTATATCTCGGCCTATGGCGAGGGCTGGGCGCTGTATTCGGAACGCCTGGGCACCGAGATGGGCATTTACGAAACCCCGTATGAAGTCTTCGGCATGCTCAGTTACCAGGCCTGGCGCGCTTCGCGCCTGGTGGTCGATACCGGCATCCACGCCAAGGGCTGGACACGCCAGCAGGCGCAGGACTACCTGATGCAGAACACGGCCCTCTCGTCGCACGAGGTGGAAACGGAGGTGGACCGCTATATCTCCTGGCCGGGCCAGGCGCTGTCCTACTACCTGGGCGAGATGGCGATCATGGAAGCGCGCAAAAAGGCCGAGGCGGCGCTGGGCAAGAAATTCGATATCCGCGCCTTCCACGACACGGTGCTGCATCTGGGTTCGGTGCCGCTGCCGGTGCTGCAGGCGCGCATCGACAGCTTCATTGCCGAGGGCGGCCAGGGTCCTTATTCGAAGCCAGTGCAGTAA
- a CDS encoding SulP family inorganic anion transporter produces MLGWLRGYRRAALAGDVSAGLVVAMMMIPQGMAYALVAGLPPVAGIYASILPPVVYALFGSSMTQSVGPMAIVSLMTAAAIAPLAAAGSALYAVLAAQLALVAGAVLILCGLLRLGFLANFFSRPVMSGFTVGSAIVIAMGQVHPLLGADFPHAHGPSAAMGLASLLFLVLARRWGAALLRACGMRASMADTGSKLAPMLLVLVSIALVALFDLRAHGIATTGSVPAGLPQLNLAMSSAHWGTLLKPGLLIGFIIFLISMSAAQTLALKRNEKLVSNQELLGLGAANAASMLSGGFPVTGSISRSAVNFAAGANTPLASIITAGLLALALIAPTGWLALLPLPVLAATIIVAVLGMLELDTLRTAWRYDRVDALAWLVTGVGVLLLGVEAGVVVGVMLSMAALIWRASRPHIAVLGRIAGSEHFRNIERYSAETQPGMLVLRIDANLFFGNVEAVTYRVEEELAAHPTARALVLVMSAVSSIDTTALFGLLELNQSLKRRGIGLHLAEVKGPVMDRLRDSQLLDLLNGTVFLSTAMACDHLQNNKGDV; encoded by the coding sequence ATGCTGGGTTGGTTGAGAGGCTATCGGCGCGCGGCGCTGGCGGGGGATGTCAGCGCTGGCCTGGTGGTGGCGATGATGATGATCCCGCAGGGGATGGCTTATGCGCTGGTGGCAGGCTTGCCGCCAGTGGCGGGTATTTACGCGAGCATTCTGCCGCCTGTCGTGTATGCGCTTTTCGGCAGCAGCATGACGCAGTCGGTGGGCCCGATGGCGATCGTGTCGCTGATGACGGCGGCGGCCATCGCGCCTTTGGCGGCAGCCGGTTCGGCCTTGTATGCGGTGCTGGCGGCGCAACTGGCGCTGGTGGCCGGGGCGGTGCTGATTTTGTGCGGCTTGCTGCGCCTGGGTTTCCTGGCGAATTTCTTCTCGCGGCCGGTGATGAGCGGCTTCACCGTGGGTTCGGCCATCGTCATCGCGATGGGACAGGTGCATCCGCTGTTGGGGGCCGATTTCCCGCATGCGCACGGTCCCAGCGCCGCCATGGGACTGGCTTCCCTGCTGTTCCTGGTGCTGGCGCGGCGCTGGGGCGCGGCGTTGCTGCGCGCCTGCGGCATGCGGGCCAGCATGGCGGATACGGGCTCCAAGCTGGCGCCGATGCTGCTGGTGCTCGTGTCGATTGCGCTGGTGGCGCTGTTCGATCTGCGCGCGCATGGCATTGCGACCACGGGCAGCGTGCCGGCCGGCCTGCCGCAATTGAATCTGGCGATGTCCTCCGCGCATTGGGGGACGTTGCTGAAGCCGGGCCTCCTGATCGGCTTTATCATTTTCCTCATCAGCATGTCGGCGGCGCAGACGCTGGCCTTGAAGCGCAACGAGAAGCTGGTGAGCAACCAGGAACTGCTCGGCCTGGGCGCGGCGAATGCGGCCAGCATGCTGTCGGGCGGTTTCCCGGTCACGGGCAGCATTTCGCGTTCGGCGGTGAACTTCGCGGCCGGGGCGAATACGCCGCTGGCCAGCATCATCACGGCCGGCCTGCTGGCGCTGGCCCTGATCGCGCCCACCGGCTGGCTGGCGCTGCTGCCGCTGCCGGTGCTGGCGGCCACCATCATCGTCGCGGTGCTGGGCATGCTGGAGCTGGACACCCTGCGCACCGCCTGGCGCTACGACCGCGTGGACGCGCTGGCCTGGCTGGTGACGGGCGTCGGCGTGCTGCTGCTGGGCGTGGAGGCGGGCGTGGTGGTGGGCGTGATGCTGTCGATGGCGGCCCTGATCTGGCGCGCCAGCCGGCCGCATATCGCGGTGCTGGGACGCATCGCGGGCAGCGAACATTTCCGCAATATCGAGCGCTATTCGGCCGAGACCCAGCCCGGCATGCTGGTGCTGCGCATCGACGCCAATCTCTTCTTCGGCAATGTGGAGGCGGTCACTTACCGCGTGGAGGAGGAACTGGCCGCGCACCCCACGGCGCGCGCGCTGGTGCTGGTGATGTCGGCCGTGAGTTCGATCGACACCACGGCCTTGTTCGGCCTGCTGGAGTTGAATCAAAGCCTGAAGCGGCGCGGCATCGGCCTGCATCTGGCGGAAGTGAAAGGTCCGGTGATGGACCGTTTAAGAGACAGCCAACTGCTCGATCTGTTGAACGGCACGGTGTTCCTCAGCACGGCCATGGCTTGCGATCATCTGCAAAACAATAAGGGAGACGTATGA
- a CDS encoding GGDEF domain-containing protein — translation MVADAPGRPTRFGLFLNPSGERRADFQSCCGEQFDRLTLADSVHAAREQLERHRIDLLIIDLNGYDSANSHDLAAMAGLVRGRAGEPVLLLCPYTNTAWIPELMASGPLQYRICPILNEELAQTIEQTLTPPLDPQAQMQQQLLDKERELRDLLTIQRSLQRALTGAEDVSTMAAQICLALCSFPGVRHTALLHMKEHGNLQLVAQEARNHLDLARLMQRHNRLLESPLNQVFPPLLAVSTGELVLLDAPEKAGDPEMAVSLHDRDVRMVLALPLRSEPEGPVLGSVCLMFDRLIQFSREQFACFASLAQFIAFGLAMSELRQQNDALAGKLTQIAINDALTGASNRRQGETLLDQEIRRARRYGLPLALISFDIDNFRSVNDLYGYPIGDQALRVVAQTVRTRLRSSDVLARMRGEEFLILATHTVAIDALKLAEKLRETIAGTELPGCDTVTISLAVAQVAPEEGGQSALDRLDAALHRAKRAGRNCVELAMAS, via the coding sequence ATGGTTGCAGATGCGCCGGGACGCCCCACCCGATTTGGCCTGTTCCTGAATCCGTCCGGCGAGCGGCGGGCCGATTTCCAGAGCTGCTGCGGAGAGCAGTTCGACCGCCTGACTTTGGCCGACAGCGTGCATGCGGCGCGCGAACAGCTGGAACGCCACCGCATCGATCTCTTGATCATCGATCTGAATGGCTACGATAGTGCCAACAGCCACGACCTGGCGGCCATGGCAGGGTTGGTGCGCGGCCGCGCGGGCGAACCGGTTCTGCTGCTCTGCCCCTATACCAATACCGCCTGGATTCCCGAGCTGATGGCCAGCGGGCCGCTGCAATACCGCATCTGCCCCATCCTCAACGAGGAGCTGGCGCAGACCATCGAACAGACCCTGACCCCGCCGCTCGACCCGCAAGCCCAGATGCAGCAACAGCTGCTGGACAAGGAGCGCGAGCTGCGCGACCTGCTCACGATCCAGCGCAGCCTGCAGCGCGCCCTGACCGGCGCCGAGGACGTGAGCACGATGGCGGCGCAAATCTGCCTGGCGCTATGCAGTTTCCCCGGCGTGCGCCACACCGCGCTGCTGCACATGAAAGAGCATGGCAATCTGCAGCTGGTGGCGCAGGAAGCGCGCAACCACCTCGACCTGGCGCGCCTGATGCAGCGCCACAACCGCCTGCTGGAATCGCCGCTGAACCAGGTCTTCCCGCCGCTGCTGGCGGTCAGCACCGGAGAGCTGGTCCTGCTCGACGCGCCCGAAAAGGCGGGCGATCCGGAAATGGCCGTCAGCCTGCATGACCGTGATGTGCGCATGGTGCTGGCCCTGCCGCTGCGCAGCGAACCGGAAGGCCCGGTGCTGGGCTCCGTCTGCCTGATGTTCGACCGCCTGATCCAATTCTCGCGCGAACAATTCGCCTGCTTCGCCAGCCTGGCGCAGTTCATCGCCTTCGGCCTCGCCATGAGCGAGCTGCGCCAGCAAAACGATGCCCTGGCCGGCAAGCTGACCCAGATCGCCATCAACGATGCCCTGACCGGCGCCAGCAACCGGCGCCAGGGCGAAACCCTGCTCGACCAGGAAATCCGGCGCGCCCGCAGATACGGGCTGCCGCTGGCCCTGATCTCCTTCGACATCGACAACTTCCGCTCGGTGAACGACCTCTATGGCTACCCGATAGGCGACCAGGCCTTGCGCGTGGTCGCGCAGACCGTGCGCACCCGCCTGCGCAGCTCCGACGTGCTGGCCCGCATGCGGGGCGAAGAATTCCTCATCCTCGCCACCCACACTGTCGCCATCGACGCCCTCAAGCTTGCCGAGAAGCTGCGCGAAACCATCGCCGGCACCGAGCTGCCGGGCTGCGACACCGTCACCATCAGCCTGGCCGTCGCCCAGGTCGCGCCGGAGGAGGGCGGCCAATCCGCCCTCGACCGCCTGGACGCCGCCTTGCACCGCGCCAAACGCGCCGGCCGCAACTGCGTCGAACTCGCCATGGCCAGCTAA